The genomic region ctaggcccccgcctaacgcacgatatagttacgatccgtattatagcaaaggaagactaggccgaagttacgaagctatcgaataaggagctcgcctaacgaattaactaactaggggtagtcgtagtgaaccaacagtctaacggtactctatagatctatactagctctactactactaggaggcacctagaggtatagctatagtaggcatctaaggttacggcattagcgaaggtcttaacgaaacaatttacgatcctagtctacgatatacctaaggagtttgacctaactaactagggtcacctacgcgctctctaagaggacaacccggtcactcttaactctctaatctagaaggcgacttggctctataggaaatggctagaaggcaagaaggcctcggcgctaatagtatagctataagacgcgaaagcggcggatctagcgatagaacaaggcctagtctagtaatatagccttaagatagtagaaaagcactccttatcctttcgtgtcctctaatgcttcaaatgctaatagtatagacaccaaacctatacgtatataaacaagtaggcctactcgaactatataggagactatatgtctagggactatatatcgactacgagacggtacgcgaactgtccggggtactacctatcgtatagtacggaatgcctatagcggaaactagcgaaaaacaaggcaattataaatagaaccgtcgccctaagattctacggcgaccgtaaggctagcctataccggaactaactagcggcggtcgggtataagcgccctagggccgagaacgatataaaggatacgtaacctagggcgtacgggaggccacgtactctactagctacggcgagggaatctaactaggcccggcacccctttagtacatagccgataggcgtagactaggacgtatagggtagtaggacataggacgatatagaggaaatgattatcgatgccgataactagcctcgacacgcttagtattatctagtataacgttaactatagcaaggatatagtctagaaccatttcctatacgaggcggacccgcgcgtctactacgtccttataatctaggagctatagattaacccgtactataagagactaacgacctataagttactaggctatacgacatacctacgaggcgacggcagaccccgtacgtacttctatgttagtaaggacatactagaatccgactaggaggtagtgtactacgtagacgaagaaggcgggggcgatattacctccctctacgtaggtagcacctagatacacaacctatatatataaccgctagcctcgaggtctagccgcgacctaggggtctatagacacctagatagtgcgcttaagagacaagggtgccacatcgtagtaggagactttaacatacactacccttcctaggaaagccttatatagccgcaccctatagccgacgaagtactcgacttaatagcgagcaacgtaattgcccttaataccccgaaggacctaggcacctagaagagagggggactctaaggcacgatcgacctctcctagatcttagatagctactactatacggtaacctactataggatcgaacataaactcgaggcgtcgttagactacatactagtcaggacctctattacgatatagatataacgtatactagcgggaacccctaagctaaactagggaaaggcctactaggccaacatctaggcgtacctcgataactctaagaggctagtctagatcgcgcagtagtaatacaacagtaaagacgagatagacgaagtagtctaggggttaatagacgaaataagaaaagcgaccttactttacgttccgcttacctaactaacgatatagtctaaactatactagacgccggagtgtactacggtagtaagagaagcaaggagagcccgccgggtgtagacgagtagctatagcgaggaggcctagaacgtatatagggaggcatactaatagaagaaagctataatacggagggagaaagtagtcggctagagggctatagtagaagaaatcgccggcaagctagagaggatatagaagctagcgaaataggcccgacaggaccctatatagggccccttcttctctatcctagcgctataattgcctagtggcccggttagcgaccccgaggcaaaacggcgtctactagctagtaagttcttcccgcccctagtcgaggctaatctaagcgatataaacagctctactcccctagcccctagtatcgcggtctaataggaggtgtccgagagagaagttgccgctatactgaggaagttgccggcgaagaaagccccggggccggataggatcctaaacgagctactaaagaagtatagagatcaactagccctagtagttatagcgatctttaacgcctacctacagaccgggtactacccgatagcttttaaataatcgacgacagtggtcctacgtaagccgtagaaggaagactatacgtaggtgaagtcgtaccgcctaattgcgctccttaatactcttaggaaggcgcttaagaagctagttataacgagactctccgaggcggtagaggaacactccctactcccggacacctagataggtgcgcgcctatagcgatcgacgctatccgcgatagaacttatcacctcttaggtaaaggctatctagtataagaatagggacaaggtggcttccttacttagcctagacatatcgggagccttcgactacgtattatacccgcggctactctacatcctaaggtcgaaaggactccctaagtagcttattaacttcgtacggtcctacctctaaaaccgtagtacgtcgatcctagtcggctagtatagaagcctattttaagcagtctatactagaatcccgtaaggcttaacgctagtacctattctgttcctcttctttatagcgacgctactcccagccctagaatcctagaacaccgctacgagcggcttcgtagacgacacaaatatcctagcgtagtcttcctcgactaaggagaactataggctactagaagagagaaacaagatctacgaggactaggctaggaggcacggggctcggtttgccctagaaaagtacaatctaatacactttacgcgccggctacggttctacaatatacaagcttctatctagatataggggtatacgactaacccggcaaatcagcttaggatcctcggactataggtagacccggcgctacggtagaggaagcacgtataggcaatattacggaaagctaaacagaatatagtattatgctagaggcttactacgtctatatagggggcggacttccggtagtcacgacttctatatacggctattatacggccagtccttacctatagtagctaagtatagtccttaggcgagagggcctgcctatcgaagggactcgtcgcgccgctagcgaagatccaaaactaatgcctaaggaaggtcaccggggtatatatgtcgatactaacgaggatacttaagtacgagaccgctataccgccgatcgacctatatatctagggactacggacctcctacttaggcaagtcggcatagtacctagtatagaaggtcatcgctagtatagtcgtaagggcccgcaaattagtactagcgtataagggcattcgaccccgaaacgagccgaactaccgggtaagggacgaatagctagtaatataataggaaggcaagaaatcgtttatagagcaactatagaaagagaggtagaacaactaggttatagggtatagtagacgcccttagctagcgggacaacctaaggaatagttagctacaaaatccgcggtcaagcaccccccgaagcttatctactaccgccttacgagagtatagagtagtatagtaacctaactacgaagcgaacatatcggcctctaggggtacctattatagaggaaggttctaggatacacgaatactagctgcccctatggctatcgctcctagaacgtacggcacgcactcctcgtctatccgaggtagttactaggaaggggggagtagatagtaaaggcgaggaaccggacgattagggcacttcttaataacgctaaggacctacggcgtattacgaactagatactagagaagggctagctagaatagtatcgcctagtaggagtagtataggaagagaggatacggcgtagcgcgacgagaccggccGGGAGCGGgagctaacggggtagtaatatagactacgtacgtttagagggaaagctaatctagataaggagaagtcgggggcgggaaggatttctacctattcgggtttccctttatatataacaatagatatatacctatataggccaaatagggtcctagaataggggaataacaaatctatctatatatattgATATTGTAGTCCGAGTTGCTGATTGAGGCCTTATATAGCGACGTAATCAGGCCCCGGGCCCTACTTGCGCTCAGGCGCTTTGCAACAGACCCCTCCACATCCACTAACCCCAATATAGAAGGTGGTGGGTCTGCAGTTGCCCGCGCCTGACTTGGGAGGCAGCTCTCAGCGCCGATGTCCATTGTCCGCATTTCACCGCCCTCTCCGTACCGCTTCGAGTGGCTTACATCGTGCAGCAAAATGACTCAAGAGCATGGTTATATTCGTCACTCGTGGCCGACTGTCTTGCGGTAAGGCTGCTGAAGGGAAACACATCATCCATGTTCTGTTGTGAGGAAGTGAGACTGGCGCAGGACTTTCACGCCATCACCGCTACTGCCACAAGATGACCTTGAAGGACGAGGAGCGCCAGCCACTGCTTAGTGCGCAACCCGTCCAGAGCGCCACAGAAACGCTGCCGGAAGACGACGAGAAGGCTTCAAGATGGAGAAGCATATTCCCAAAGATCGAGGTAACGGATTCTCGCTTTCGGTTCCTGCCACTTATCGGATGCCTTACAGTCCTGCTCAACGAGGGAGAGTACTATTTCAAGCAGATTGGGTACTTCCGAGCCATCGAAGCTCTATACTGTATAGAATACTTCCAAAGTCATGATCCAGCTGTGGCACACTTGGGCAAAGGCATTCCGGAGAACATGTGCAAGCTCGATTCGATACAGAAGAAAGTGGCCACCGCGAACGGTATCGTTATGCTTGTCCGCATGACATCGTCTTTCATAGGAACTATGATTGTAGGGTACCTCGCTGATAAGTACGGGCGTCGCCTGGCGTTGATCCTGCATAAGGTTGGGACAATCATCTACACGTTGGTTGTTTGTTCCACATGTACGAAACATTACCTTCCCTATTCCGAGAGCCACCCTGCTAACATACGCAGATCTTGGCTATCCATATGTCCCGATATGGGTAAGCTTCTGCGGCGGTCTAGGAGGCCTCATAGGTGCCAACTTTGATCTCAACCTAGCTGTACTTCTGGCAGCATACAATGACGCTTTGGTCTCGAGCACGCAAGTCGCTACGTACTTTTTCATCACTACGTCGATGCAATATGTCGGCCAGGTCTCGTTTCCCCTTCTCGCCGGAAAGGCGATCAACTTGGACGGGAAGGGAGGCACTTCGGAGCTGTCATTGTTCACCTCGTTGGGAATGGCTTTTGCTGGACTCGTGATCTCGGTGCTGTTCTTCCCCGAGACGATGAAGAAGCCGGAGCAAGCTGATATTCCAGGTGGTGGTGATACCGACGAGTGCACTAAACGCAAGGGTGTTAGTGCTGTAATTGCAGCCAAGGCAAAGTCGTTAGGCGAAGGCTTCCAGCAGAGCGTGCAGGGCGTCGGAGCCACAAACGTGATATTATTGCTTGTTGCAATGTTTCTCGCCACAACTGCCATCAAAGCTGTCGACTGGCTTGGGTTGATTCAATACCCGGTCATCAAGTTTGGATGGAAATACAATCAGGTATGTCAAGTTCCGGCATGACCGGTGATAAGAAGTCCAGCTGATTATAACGTATAGTCTACGTTCGCGATGGCCTTTCAAGCAGTTGTGTACATCTTCACCTACTTCGCCTTACTCCCGACATACAATAAGCTTGGCGCTCGCTATGCGCTCTCGCCTTCTTCAACATCATTACTGGTCATGCTGTTGTCAGTAACGCTCTTGATCGCTGGATCCATCTTCCTAGGACTCTCGGCCACACCACCGCACTTCGTCGCGGCGACTTGCATCTACACCTTGGGCGCTGGGATGCCTGCTGTGATGCAAGCGTACATTGCCAATCTGGTCCAGAAGAGCTCACTGGGACGACTTCTTGCTATCGTGTCGCTGTTCCAGGTTGGAGGCAAGATGGCGGCGAGCGCGTTGGGTCCGATCATCATCAATGCTGGTATCGACTCGGGCAATGACAATCTGAAGGGGGCTGTCTTCTTCTTTGCAGCTATCGTGTTCGCATGTTCTGCATCCGCCCTCGGGGTAGTGGCACTTAGAGCTGGCGTGACCACGGATCGAGCTGAGGACATGGGTGTTGTTGATGATAATGATGCATAGCGACTGCACAGCGAGTTCATAGCATGATATAGAATGGAGCAAGGAGTATATACGAAACACGATTGTTATCCACCAAGTTTCCGGTCTAGCATACCTTCCCTTGGTGAATAAGACGGGGCTAGACTATGGCAGTCGCGTGGGCATATGCTCAACTTTAATTGGCCGTGGCCGCTCGAGCTCTCAGCGGGGCGATCATCTTGGGAAACTTTGGTACTGCATGCAAGCTTGTTGTGAGTCTTGTGACGGGAACCTGGAACCAGGATTGAGTAAATCTCCCTTCAGCAGAAACGACGGTACTCGCACTGTATATACCACATAATCGCGAGAATCGGTCACGATGAGGTACGGGCGCACCCTCGAGCTCTCACGCTACAAGCCGTGGGCAAACAACTACATCGACTACGctaagcttaagaagctgcTGCGCGAGGACGATTCCGCGCCGAGCTCGCCGACCCCCGAGACAACTCCCAGCAAGAACGAGAAGTGGACGGATGAGGACGAGAGCAGATTCGTGCATGAGCTGGTGAACGTCCAGCTGGAGAAGGTGCACGAGTTCCATAGGGACACATACGAGAAGCTGCGGGACAGGACTGCGAAGTGTGAGGCCAAGCTTGATACCGTGGCCGTTGCGGAGGCTGGGGAGAAGAACAACAACGataacaacaacaacaacaacaacaacaacaacaacaacaacaacaacaatgAGGATGGTCAGACCGACGGCGCCAACAGCAGCAAGGGCGAGGGCAAAGACTCCCCATCGAGCAATGGCAATGGCAAGAAGCCGGTGCCAAGCGAGGCCGAGAGGAAGACCATCCTGAAGGAGGTCCTGTCCGAGCTCGACCACATCACCAAGGAGACGAATGAGCTGGAGAAGTACAGCCGCATCAACTACGCCGGCTTTCTCAAGGCATGCAAGAAGCACGACCGGAAACGAGGTGGATCATACCGTGTGCGACCATTGCTGCAGGTGCGACTGTCTGCACTGCCTTTCAACAGGGAAGACTACGGTCCCCTGCTGTTCCGCCTGAGTGCCATGTACAGCTTCGTGCGCACCCGCTTGGACGAGTCCGGCGACCAGCCAAAGGCGTTGGAAGATCAGCAGGGCAAGGAAGAGTACACCAGCCACAAGTTTTGGGTGCACCCGGAGAACTTGCTCGAGGTCAAGACCTTGATCCTGCGCCATCTGCCAGTGCTGGTATATAACCCTCAGACATCCAAGGTCGCAGAGGGCAACCAACCTGATCCATCGATAACTAGCATTTACTTCGACAACCCGGCCTTTGAGCTCTACTCGAACAAGGTCGACAAGAATGCCGGATCTTCGCTGCGTCTGAGGTGGTATGGACATCTTAATGCCAAGCCGCAGATCTGGGTCGAGAAGAAGACGGTTCAAGAGGACAACAAGAGCAGCGAGGATCGCTTCACCACCAAGGATAAGTATGTGCAGCGATACACCAACAATGAGTACCACATGGAGAAGCAGATCCAGAAGCTGGAAGATCGTGCTGGTGCGGAGAGTAACGAAGCTAAGAGCTTCAAGTCGTCAGTGGAAGAGATCCAAGCCTTCATCAAGAGGTACGAGCTGCAGCCTGTTGTTCGCGCGAACTACACGCGCACTGCTTTCCAGGTCCCTGGCGACGACCGTGTGCGTATAAGTCTCGACACTGATCTTGCTTTCATCCGGGAAGATGCCATCGACTCCGACCGTCCGTGCAGAGACCCGAAAACTTGGCATCGTACCGACATTGACAACAATGAGCTGGAGTACCCCTTCTCATCGATCAGGAAGGGCGAGATCAGTCGCTTCCCATTCGCTGTTCTCGAGATCAAGCTGCGTAGTACGCCTGGTAAGAGAAGCGCTGAGTGGATCCAGGATCTGATGAACAGCCATCTGGTAAAGACATCCCCCAAGTTCAGCAAATTCGTACATGGAGTCGCCCAGCTCTTCGAAGACTATGTCAACACTTTCCCATTCTGGCTCAGTGAGATGGAGACCGACATTCGCCGGGACCCGCAGCAGGCTTTCGAGGAAGAGCAGGCCAAACGACAGAAGGAGCGCGACGATGAGTTCGCTGTGGGTACTCTCCTGCGGACTTCATCAATGTTCTCTCCAGCGCAGAAATCTGGCGGCGTTTTGTCGCCTGTTGGATCTCCCTCCGTACCGAGCACATCTATACAGCGTAGCCCAGCATCACAACGGAAAGACGCAACACAGGCGCCTAGGCAGCAGCAGGCTACCGCCGAACCGACCCAAATGCAAGACACTGCAGGCGAAATCGATGACGATGATACTGGAACACACACGCACAACACAGAGCTCAACAGAACGCCTAGTGGTCTCAAATCTCTGTTCCCAACCTTCAGCACGTCAAAGTACGGCACATTCAAGCGTGGGAATCGGACGAAGCTGCCACCTGGCGTTGTCGAGCCTAAGAACTGGATCAAGGACCAGGGAACCAACAAAGTGGAGGGCAAGGTGTGGCTCGCAAACCAGCGAACGTTTATCAAGTGGCAGCACGTTTCGATTCTCCTCGCCTCGCTTTCTCTTGGTCTCTTCAACGCTGCCGGGCCTAACAATACTGTTGGCAAGGTTCTTGGTATCGTGTATACGTCTATCGCAGTCTTCGCGGCCGCTTGGGGATACTTCACGTACATGTGGAGGGCCAACTTGATTCAGAGGAGAAGCGGGAAGGACTTCGATGCTGTCGCTGGTCCGGTCATTGTCTGCATTGGTCTGATCGTTGCGCTGATACTTAACTTCGCGTTCAAGGTGAGCATATCCTATCTATGTCAGGAAGAATCGATAGCTGACAATTTGGCAGCACAAAGCAGTCATGGAAGAACGACGAAACCAGGACGCCCACCTAGGCGTCGGCATCAACCAAACGCAATTCCTGGGCATGCATTCCGATCTATGATATGCTTCATGGAGTGTTATAGTCTGTACAAATAGCAGTTTGTTTTGATGCAGCCGGATTGATGAGGATATGTACATAGCAACGCGATCGCAATAGATCGTGAGATAGCGACAGCTTGTCCAAATAAGTTCAACTTCAGTCATCCTCCCTTCATGGGCTGGAACTTCCGGGCATACGACTGCTTTAGGAAGGTCGTCTGTCACGGCGGTGGTGGTTCGAACAAGCAAGCGTGTTGTTTCGAGAGTTGAACCAAGCCTTTGTTCGACGTCTTGGCTTGGCATGGGTGTATGGAATAGATGAAGCTGTTCCCACTATCCGGAAATTTTCGCGGCAAACGCAGTCGGATTCCATCCGTGAACCAAGCTGAACGCCGCGGACCTTACTGTACCTCAAGACCGCGTATACGAGCATCCTCACTCGAGCGCACGGATATTAACGCTGCTGTCATCCTGGCTACCAAACGAGCCGCTACATTCATTCCTCTTCGATATTCACAAAGCACGATCGGGTCAGTGCGCCTTCCGGAAAGCATCGCAACGCCGACTACAACAGCTGTAATACAGTAATCGGGATCTCAGAATCAGAAGTAGGCCTTCATTCGCAGCCTTTGGTGTACAAAACAGCCTCCTACGCCCACGTTTCATGTTGCGTACCGAACCGAAGTCTTTGGCGCTTCGGTATCAACACACCGAAGACACCGATCTCCTTTCATCAGAATTCTTCCGCTTCACATGGCTTGCAGTGCTTGCATCGAGAACAGCCTCCTGCACGGGTTCCTGCATAAGTGTGTCAGGTACAGCAGATCACTGCAAGACGGACCACGATTTTTGTGGCCCCGGGTGGGGACCACGAACGAGCGCGTGTCGCCCTGTGCTACCTTCTATGCCACCAGATGTACCTAGACGCAGAGTGACCCACCTCGCTTCGACCTTTGCCGCTTCCTCGAAACGTCTTGCGCTACGCCCACTACTTGGCGTTCATCTACGCGGGCTACGGCCATGCACCGAGCACTTTCCGCTCAATATACGCAGAGTACAGACATGCGGTGATGGCGGTCTGCGCGACCTCCTCGCGTGGGAGTGGCGTGCTTGACTGAACGATGTGGTCTAGTGGGTCTTCTCGTATTGTCAGCGCTTCTATTGTCGCAGATGCTGCTGATATATAGGACGACCTTTGCCCTGCGGTGGTACCAGTTCTCTCAAGCCAGTCTTCTCATCATCTTTTTGTTTGCTGTGCAGTGCATCTTTTGGTCTAGCACCATCTCACACTCGTTCTAGTTTCCCGGTGATACTGTCCATTCATTGATCTTACCTTTCAAACAGCTTGCACATACTACGACCGAACCAACCCTCGAAACCTCACACCCACGAACAAAACATCAACCATGTCTGTCCTCCGCACCGCCGTAGGCCTCGCCTCATTGGCAGCCTCCGTCTCCGCCCACGGCTATGTCCAGGGCATCGTCGCCGATGGCACTTACTACGAGGGCTACAACCCAAGTTTCCAATACCAGCAGACTGCACCTTCCGTTGCTGGCTGGAGCGACCCGGAGAATCAGGCCAATGGATTTATTGCACCGTCTGCTTTTGCAGCCCCGGACATTGTATGCCATCTTTCGGCCACCCCTGGTACCGCGTCTGCCACGGTTGCTGCTGGTGGTACGGTTGAGCTCCAGTGGAACACATGGTGAGTAATTCTGAAAGGGTACCTGCAGTTGTGTATGAAGCCTCCAGCTTTGTTGCGACTGCATAGCTCTCGCTCATGGTTCGCCACAATATACTGACTCCCCATTTTCCTAGGCCAGAATCCCACCACGGTCCAGTCCTCGACTACCTTGCTCCAGTCTCGGCTGAGAACTGGTCTGACATCGACAAGACTGCTCTGTCCTTCTTCAAGATCAGCGAGGGTGGTCTCGTAGACGGCTCATCTTCTCCGGGCAGTTGGGCTTCCGATCAGCTCATCGCCAACAACAACTCCTGGGCAGTCACGATCCCGGAGTCCGTCGCTCCAGGAAAGTACGTCCTGCGTCACGAGATCATCGCTCTCCACTCAGCCGGTCAAGAGGATGGTGCTCAGAACTACCCACAGTGCATCAACTTGGAGGTCACGGGTAGCGGTACTGCCAGCCCTGAGGGTATCGCGGCTACTGCCATGTACAAGAAGGACGATGCCGGTATCTTGGTCAACATTTACACTACTGGCTACGAATACCAGATCCCTGGTCCAACTCTTTGGAGTGGTGCAGCAGCTGCAGCAAGCCAGACTGGTGTCGCCGCCACTGGTACCGCCGCAGCTGGAAGCGCAGCATCGAGCGCCAGCGCCGTCGCTACGTCTGCTCCAGCCGTCACCTCCGCGCCAGTGAGCACTTCTGTCGCCGCACAGAAGATGCAAGAAGAGACTGCCGAGCCAAGCTTCTACTCCGGCTCTGACTCCTCATCCACCGCCACCGCAGACGCCGGCGCCACAACAGCAACAACCTCTTGCACCACAACCGTCTACGTCACAGCCACTGACGCCGTAACCGTCACCGGAGCAGCACCATACTCGGCAATCGCCACTCTCGCCTCCGCCATCCCATCCGAGGCTCTTACTTCCACCCTCCCCGTATACTCCGCTGCACCAGCCCCAACCGGCGGCTACGCTGGCAACGAGAACGGCACCATCCACTGGGGCGATCTCCCATCGAAGCCTCTGCCTGAGGGCTGGTGCCTGAAGGACCTGCTGCAGTGGGTGGCGTACCTGCTCAAGCAGAGCTGGACCAAGGGTGACCAGCGCAACCACGCTAGAGACTTCAAGGAGGCGGGTGATGTCAAGCTGTTCAAGAGCTTTGCGAAGGCGATGCTTTAGAGACGATGGGATTTGTTGTCGAGAATAACAGGAAGTGATGAGGTTTCATGGTTCGGTTTAGATTTCTTGTACTTGTATATATCATGATAGCTTTGGATGTACGCATAGCAAGCAGGCAGTACGATGGCGATGTATTTCGTGGATTTCTGCGATGCAGAGACTGACTCTGAAACATCTCCACCTCTCAGGTATGCCGCGTAGGTCAAGCCATCATGTAAGACTATGTCAGCGAATCTCAAGCTTAATGCCGTGAAAACATATTTGTGCCTGGAATATCGC from Fulvia fulva chromosome 2, complete sequence harbors:
- a CDS encoding MFS efflux pump atnC is translated as MTLKDEERQPLLSAQPVQSATETLPEDDEKASRWRSIFPKIEVTDSRFRFLPLIGCLTVLLNEGEYYFKQIGYFRAIEALYCIEYFQSHDPAVAHLGKGIPENMCKLDSIQKKVATANGIVMLVRMTSSFIGTMIVGYLADKYGRRLALILHKVGTIIYTLVVCSTYLGYPYVPIWVSFCGGLGGLIGANFDLNLAVLLAAYNDALVSSTQVATYFFITTSMQYVGQVSFPLLAGKAINLDGKGGTSELSLFTSLGMAFAGLVISVLFFPETMKKPEQADIPGGGDTDECTKRKGVSAVIAAKAKSLGEGFQQSVQGVGATNVILLLVAMFLATTAIKAVDWLGLIQYPVIKFGWKYNQSTFAMAFQAVVYIFTYFALLPTYNKLGARYALSPSSTSLLVMLLSVTLLIAGSIFLGLSATPPHFVAATCIYTLGAGMPAVMQAYIANLVQKSSLGRLLAIVSLFQVGGKMAASALGPIIINAGIDSGNDNLKGAVFFFAAIVFACSASALGVVALRAGVTTDRAEDMGVVDDNDA
- a CDS encoding Vacuolar transporter chaperone 2, with amino-acid sequence MRYGRTLELSRYKPWANNYIDYAKLKKLLREDDSAPSSPTPETTPSKNEKWTDEDESRFVHELVNVQLEKVHEFHRDTYEKLRDRTAKCEAKLDTVAVAEAGEKNNNDNNNNNNNNNNNNNNNNEDGQTDGANSSKGEGKDSPSSNGNGKKPVPSEAERKTILKEVLSELDHITKETNELEKYSRINYAGFLKACKKHDRKRGGSYRVRPLLQVRLSALPFNREDYGPLLFRLSAMYSFVRTRLDESGDQPKALEDQQGKEEYTSHKFWVHPENLLEVKTLILRHLPVLVYNPQTSKVAEGNQPDPSITSIYFDNPAFELYSNKVDKNAGSSLRLRWYGHLNAKPQIWVEKKTVQEDNKSSEDRFTTKDKYVQRYTNNEYHMEKQIQKLEDRAGAESNEAKSFKSSVEEIQAFIKRYELQPVVRANYTRTAFQVPGDDRVRISLDTDLAFIREDAIDSDRPCRDPKTWHRTDIDNNELEYPFSSIRKGEISRFPFAVLEIKLRSTPGKRSAEWIQDLMNSHLVKTSPKFSKFVHGVAQLFEDYVNTFPFWLSEMETDIRRDPQQAFEEEQAKRQKERDDEFAVGTLLRTSSMFSPAQKSGGVLSPVGSPSVPSTSIQRSPASQRKDATQAPRQQQATAEPTQMQDTAGEIDDDDTGTHTHNTELNRTPSGLKSLFPTFSTSKYGTFKRGNRTKLPPGVVEPKNWIKDQGTNKVEGKVWLANQRTFIKWQHVSILLASLSLGLFNAAGPNNTVGKVLGIVYTSIAVFAAAWGYFTYMWRANLIQRRSGKDFDAVAGPVIVCIGLIVALILNFAFKHKAVMEERRNQDAHLGVGINQTQFLGMHSDL
- a CDS encoding Endoglucanase-4 — encoded protein: MSVLRTAVGLASLAASVSAHGYVQGIVADGTYYEGYNPSFQYQQTAPSVAGWSDPENQANGFIAPSAFAAPDIVCHLSATPGTASATVAAGGTVELQWNTWPESHHGPVLDYLAPVSAENWSDIDKTALSFFKISEGGLVDGSSSPGSWASDQLIANNNSWAVTIPESVAPGKYVLRHEIIALHSAGQEDGAQNYPQCINLEVTGSGTASPEGIAATAMYKKDDAGILVNIYTTGYEYQIPGPTLWSGAAAAASQTGVAATGTAAAGSAASSASAVATSAPAVTSAPVSTSVAAQKMQEETAEPSFYSGSDSSSTATADAGATTATTSCTTTVYVTATDAVTVTGAAPYSAIATLASAIPSEALTSTLPVYSAAPAPTGGYAGNENGTIHWGDLPSKPLPEGWCLKDLLQWVAYLLKQSWTKGDQRNHARDFKEAGDVKLFKSFAKAML